The Lentzea guizhouensis genome contains a region encoding:
- the purD gene encoding phosphoribosylamine--glycine ligase, translated as MRVLVIGSGAREHALVLALSRDPQLTALACAPGNAGIAGHAEIYGVDVADASAVAGLAKEWKADLVVIGPEQPLVAGAADAVRELGIPCFGPSKAAACIEGSKAFAKDVMNAAGVPTAHSEVVDNPARLDAALGRFGPTWVVKDDGLAAGKGVVVTSDLAAARAHAMTLLDGGHPVLLESFLDGPEVSLFCVTDGVSVVPLIPAQDFKRVGDGDAGPNTGGMGAYAPLPWAPEGLVSEIVSRCVQPVVDELRARETPFVGLLYAGLALTSSGVQVIEFNCRFGDPETQSVLALLKSPISTLFLAAANGSLASLEPLEWENGYAVTVVVAAEGYPGRPRTGDVITGSESEGVLHAGTRRREDGAVVSAGGRVLSVVGTGKSLAKARDRAYKKIADIHLTGSHHRSDIALKAVENQITVP; from the coding sequence GTGCGCGTCCTGGTCATCGGGTCTGGAGCCCGTGAGCATGCCCTTGTCCTCGCGTTGTCGCGCGACCCGCAGCTGACTGCTCTGGCGTGCGCGCCAGGTAACGCAGGCATCGCCGGGCACGCCGAGATCTACGGCGTGGACGTCGCAGATGCCTCTGCGGTCGCCGGCCTCGCGAAGGAGTGGAAGGCCGACCTCGTCGTCATCGGCCCCGAGCAACCGCTGGTCGCCGGGGCCGCCGACGCTGTCCGCGAGCTCGGCATCCCGTGTTTCGGGCCCTCGAAGGCTGCCGCCTGCATCGAGGGTTCGAAGGCGTTCGCGAAGGACGTCATGAACGCCGCGGGGGTGCCGACCGCCCACAGCGAGGTCGTCGACAACCCGGCCCGGCTCGACGCCGCCCTGGGGCGGTTCGGGCCGACCTGGGTGGTGAAGGACGACGGTCTCGCGGCGGGCAAGGGCGTCGTGGTCACGTCCGACCTGGCCGCCGCCCGTGCGCACGCGATGACGTTGCTCGACGGCGGCCACCCGGTGCTGCTGGAGTCCTTCCTGGACGGCCCGGAGGTGTCGCTGTTCTGCGTCACCGACGGCGTGTCGGTGGTGCCGCTGATCCCGGCGCAGGACTTCAAGCGCGTCGGTGACGGCGACGCCGGGCCGAACACGGGTGGCATGGGTGCGTACGCGCCGCTGCCGTGGGCGCCTGAAGGTCTTGTTTCCGAGATCGTCTCGCGGTGTGTCCAGCCGGTGGTCGACGAGCTGCGTGCGCGCGAGACGCCGTTCGTCGGGCTGCTGTACGCGGGTCTGGCGCTGACGTCCTCCGGCGTGCAGGTGATCGAGTTCAACTGCCGCTTCGGCGACCCGGAGACGCAGTCGGTGCTGGCGCTGCTGAAGTCGCCGATCTCGACGCTGTTCCTCGCCGCGGCGAACGGTTCTTTGGCGTCGTTGGAGCCGTTGGAGTGGGAGAACGGCTACGCGGTGACCGTCGTGGTCGCCGCCGAGGGCTACCCCGGCCGCCCGCGCACCGGTGACGTGATCACCGGCTCCGAGTCCGAGGGCGTGCTGCACGCCGGCACCCGTCGCCGCGAGGACGGCGCCGTGGTGTCCGCCGGTGGCCGCGTGCTGTCGGTCGTGGGCACCGGCAAGTCGCTGGCGAAGGCGCGGGACCGGGCCTACAAGAAGATCGCCGACATCCACCTGACCGGCTCGCACCACCGTTCGGACATCGCGCTGAAGGCCGTCGAAAACCAGATCACGGTGCCGTGA